Proteins from a genomic interval of Clostridium scatologenes:
- a CDS encoding SHOCT domain-containing protein, producing the protein MGHRHGYGHHMGIGFYGSYILIFLLLTILILIFFLLKNRSPASPFIIKLIGILKEKYASGTISVDEYTERKSIIEHTKYSNSHTPILLERYAECLISTKEFLNIKNEIESNKNDSLICEQLAKGELSYNEFKSK; encoded by the coding sequence ATGGGACATAGACATGGATATGGTCATCACATGGGAATAGGTTTTTATGGTTCCTATATCTTAATATTTTTGTTATTAACTATTTTAATTTTAATATTTTTTCTACTGAAAAATCGATCTCCTGCAAGTCCATTTATAATAAAACTCATTGGCATACTTAAAGAAAAATATGCTTCTGGCACTATTTCTGTTGACGAATATACTGAAAGAAAATCCATCATTGAGCATACTAAATATTCAAATTCTCATACTCCTATACTCCTAGAAAGATATGCTGAATGTTTAATAAGTACAAAAGAATTTTTAAATATTAAAAATGAAATTGAAAGTAATAAAAATGATTCTCTTATATGCGAACAACTTGCAAAGGGTGAACTTTCCTATAATGAATTTAAATCAAAATAA
- a CDS encoding ATP-binding protein, whose translation MFRKNITFKLTFGFLLIVIISTLLIGIISLNIFKNNIFNVKRSNMTRHALEISKTLKPYITEDIKGKEFTDIINLLDSIDNAKIWIVDSNKNIISASNNKSLSLTYITDTSVLKTYNSIFKKTLDNSEEYDEIYNPYYKEYMMTVSVPIKNNSNNVIGAVVINSSITDLSNSMNNFFIYLILTLLGEIFIAGLMGYYFSKNITTPIKKINSSALELAKGHYGILTNVYQKDEIGELSNSFDLLSLKLQYTINKLFEEKTKLSNIITSMNEGILAMDSKLNIININQSALSLLSLKDYESGLKINTVLSELNIIEEFEATIYEDTKKSILKKYLHKTLNFSMSPVKNNLNETIGGVILIQDVSEKEKLEQMRKDFVSNVSHEFRTPLTIIKGNLESVIDGMTKTEYIKDTCITLLKETNRLERMVKDLLNLSKLESGKLEIVFNELNINMLINDILRSLRPLIKNKFINLQLSLENNLPIISSDYDKLKQLLIIFLDNAIKFSSNEGILKISTYSDNKNIYIIIEDSGIGIPKNEIEYLGEKFFKADRARTSNVEGTGLGLSIAKRLVRILNGHFEIESELGKGTIITISFSKI comes from the coding sequence ATGTTTAGAAAAAATATTACTTTTAAACTCACTTTTGGTTTTTTACTAATTGTTATTATTTCAACTCTTTTAATAGGTATTATTTCGTTAAACATATTTAAAAACAACATCTTTAATGTAAAAAGAAGCAATATGACAAGACATGCTTTGGAAATTTCAAAAACACTTAAGCCTTATATAACTGAAGATATTAAAGGAAAAGAGTTTACTGATATTATAAACTTACTAGATTCTATTGATAATGCCAAGATTTGGATAGTTGATTCTAATAAAAATATTATATCTGCATCAAATAATAAGAGCCTTAGCCTTACTTATATTACTGATACAAGTGTATTGAAAACATATAATTCTATTTTCAAAAAAACATTAGATAATTCAGAAGAATATGATGAAATATATAATCCTTATTACAAAGAATACATGATGACTGTGTCAGTTCCTATAAAAAATAACAGCAATAATGTAATTGGTGCAGTAGTTATTAATTCTTCCATTACTGATCTATCTAATTCTATGAACAATTTTTTTATATATTTAATTTTAACTCTTTTAGGTGAAATATTTATTGCTGGCCTTATGGGATATTATTTTTCCAAAAATATTACAACACCTATAAAAAAAATAAATTCATCTGCACTTGAACTAGCAAAAGGTCATTATGGAATACTTACAAATGTATATCAAAAAGATGAAATTGGAGAATTGTCAAATTCCTTTGATTTATTATCTTTAAAGCTTCAGTACACTATAAATAAACTTTTCGAAGAAAAAACAAAGTTAAGTAATATTATAACAAGTATGAATGAAGGCATTTTAGCAATGGATTCAAAACTTAATATCATTAATATTAATCAGTCTGCTCTTTCTCTATTATCTCTTAAGGATTATGAATCAGGCTTAAAAATTAATACAGTGTTATCAGAATTAAATATAATTGAAGAATTTGAAGCTACTATATATGAAGATACAAAAAAATCTATATTAAAAAAATATCTACACAAAACATTAAATTTCTCCATGTCACCTGTAAAAAACAATTTAAATGAGACTATAGGTGGTGTAATTCTTATTCAAGATGTTAGCGAAAAAGAAAAACTTGAACAAATGCGTAAAGACTTTGTTTCAAATGTTTCCCACGAATTTAGAACTCCTTTAACAATTATAAAAGGTAATTTAGAATCAGTCATAGATGGAATGACAAAAACAGAATATATAAAAGATACTTGTATTACACTTTTAAAAGAAACTAATCGCCTTGAAAGAATGGTTAAAGACTTACTTAATCTAAGCAAATTAGAATCTGGAAAATTGGAAATTGTTTTTAACGAACTAAATATTAATATGCTTATTAATGATATTTTAAGAAGTCTTAGACCATTGATAAAAAATAAATTTATAAATTTACAACTGTCACTTGAAAATAATCTGCCTATTATATCTAGTGATTATGATAAGTTAAAACAGTTGCTTATAATATTTTTGGATAATGCTATTAAATTTTCTTCAAATGAAGGTATATTAAAAATATCTACTTATTCAGACAATAAGAATATTTATATAATTATTGAGGACAGTGGAATTGGTATACCTAAAAATGAAATTGAATATTTAGGCGAAAAGTTCTTCAAAGCTGACAGGGCGCGAACTTCAAATGTTGAAGGAACTGGACTTGGACTTTCAATAGCAAAAAGATTAGTAAGAATTTTAAATGGACATTTTGAAATAGAAAGTGAATTAGGCAAAGGAACAATTATAACTATTTCATTTTCCAAAATTTAA
- a CDS encoding mannitol dehydrogenase family protein — protein MDLNKEGIKRKAEWDKASISLPQFDYDEMCKKTIENPKWVHFGSGNIFRGFIAALQQKLLNSKKADTGIVAVETYDYEIIDKIYTPYDNLSLQVIMNPDGKLSNTVIASIGESIPADTKRKENWIKLNEIFSNPSLQMISFTITEKGYKLKNLTGNFIDEVGEDIKNGTVKPRNVISKVTSLLYTRFKSGEHPIAVVSMDNCSHNGEKLYNSINTIANEWAKNKLVEKEFIDYINNEEKVTFPWSMIDKITPRPSDKVKKLLNSIGLNNVDPVITSKNTYIAPFVNAEGPQYLVIENNFPNGRMPLEDAGVYFTNRETVEKVERMKVCTCLNPLHTSMAVFGCLLGYTLIADEMKDDCISKLIKKIGYDEGMPVVTNPGIIAPEDFIREVIKIRLPNPYIPDTPQRIATDTSQKVGIRFGETIKEYVKRDDLDPKSLKYIPLVIAGWCRYMLGIDDKGKKFEISSDPLLETLKKYLAAVEIGEKYVYGTLKPILSSENIFGSDLYKVGLGEKVEGYFAEMITGNGAVRNTLKKYLNC, from the coding sequence GTGGATTTAAATAAGGAAGGTATAAAAAGAAAAGCTGAATGGGATAAAGCAAGTATAAGTTTACCTCAATTTGATTATGATGAAATGTGCAAAAAAACCATAGAAAATCCAAAATGGGTTCACTTTGGATCAGGTAATATTTTCAGAGGGTTTATAGCTGCACTTCAGCAAAAACTTTTAAATTCAAAAAAGGCTGATACTGGAATTGTTGCAGTGGAAACCTATGATTATGAGATCATAGATAAAATATATACGCCCTATGATAATTTGAGCCTTCAAGTAATTATGAATCCGGATGGAAAGTTAAGTAATACTGTAATAGCAAGCATTGGAGAAAGTATTCCTGCAGATACTAAAAGAAAAGAAAATTGGATAAAACTTAATGAAATATTCTCAAATCCTTCCCTTCAAATGATAAGCTTTACTATAACTGAGAAGGGATATAAGTTAAAAAATTTAACTGGAAACTTTATAGATGAAGTAGGTGAAGATATAAAGAATGGAACAGTTAAGCCTAGAAATGTAATTTCTAAAGTTACATCACTCTTATATACAAGATTTAAATCAGGAGAGCATCCAATTGCAGTAGTTAGTATGGATAACTGCTCTCATAATGGAGAAAAATTGTATAATTCCATTAATACAATTGCAAATGAGTGGGCTAAAAATAAATTAGTTGAAAAAGAATTCATTGACTATATAAATAATGAAGAAAAAGTTACATTCCCTTGGAGTATGATAGATAAAATTACACCAAGGCCTTCTGATAAAGTTAAGAAGTTACTTAATTCAATTGGACTAAATAATGTTGATCCTGTTATAACAAGCAAAAATACTTATATAGCACCATTTGTAAATGCCGAAGGACCTCAATATCTTGTCATTGAAAATAATTTTCCAAATGGACGTATGCCTCTTGAAGATGCAGGAGTATATTTTACAAATAGAGAAACAGTAGAAAAAGTTGAGAGAATGAAAGTATGTACATGCCTTAATCCTCTTCATACATCCATGGCTGTATTTGGATGTTTACTTGGATATACTTTGATTGCAGATGAAATGAAAGATGATTGCATTTCAAAACTTATAAAAAAAATAGGATATGATGAAGGAATGCCTGTTGTTACAAATCCTGGAATAATTGCTCCAGAAGATTTTATAAGAGAAGTTATCAAAATAAGACTTCCCAATCCATATATACCAGACACTCCACAGAGAATTGCAACTGATACATCACAAAAAGTTGGAATAAGATTTGGAGAGACAATTAAGGAATATGTAAAAAGAGATGATTTAGATCCAAAATCTTTGAAATATATACCTCTTGTTATTGCAGGGTGGTGTAGATATATGCTTGGTATAGATGATAAAGGTAAAAAATTTGAAATTAGTTCAGATCCACTTTTAGAAACGCTGAAAAAATATTTAGCTGCTGTTGAAATTGGAGAAAAGTATGTATATGGAACCTTGAAACCAATACTTTCAAGTGAAAATATATTTGGTTCAGATCTTTATAAAGTTGGACTTGGTGAGAAGGTTGAAGGTTATTTTGCTGAAATGATTACAGGAAATGGTGCAGTTAGAAACACACTCAAAAAATATTTAAATTGCTAA
- the uxuA gene encoding mannonate dehydratase: MKMTFRWFGENDDSVTLDQIRQIPAVKGVVGFLSDIPAGELWPMERILEYKKNIEAHGLELEVIESVNIHEDIKLGLPSRDKYIENYKETIKNLGQAGIKVICYNFMPVFDWLRTDLSYKLPDGSEAMLYDDDKLKGLDPIDLVKSTEKNSNGFSLPGWETDRLKELKNVLKLYENVGEEKLFENYEYFLKAIIPTCEKYDVKMAVHPDDPAWSVFGLPRIVNSKENLDRIVKMVDSTYNGITLCSGALGSSTKNNIPELIRYFGDMGRIHFAHVRNIKILSEKQFHEVSHLSSDGSFDMFEIMKAYHDIGFEGYMRPDHGRMIWNEKARPGYGLYDRALGVTYLNGLWEAIKKMSK; this comes from the coding sequence ATGAAGATGACATTTAGATGGTTTGGTGAAAATGATGATAGTGTTACACTTGATCAAATACGTCAAATACCCGCAGTTAAAGGAGTTGTAGGCTTTTTATCTGATATTCCAGCTGGAGAGCTATGGCCTATGGAGCGAATACTTGAATATAAAAAAAATATAGAAGCTCATGGCTTGGAACTTGAAGTTATTGAAAGTGTAAATATTCATGAGGATATAAAACTTGGATTACCATCTAGGGATAAGTACATAGAAAATTATAAGGAGACAATAAAGAACTTAGGACAAGCCGGTATAAAAGTAATATGTTATAATTTTATGCCAGTGTTTGATTGGCTTAGAACAGATCTTTCTTATAAGCTTCCAGATGGATCAGAAGCAATGCTTTATGATGATGATAAATTAAAAGGATTAGATCCAATTGATCTTGTTAAAAGTACTGAAAAAAATTCTAATGGTTTTTCACTTCCAGGTTGGGAAACAGATAGACTTAAAGAATTGAAAAATGTACTAAAATTATATGAAAATGTGGGTGAGGAAAAATTATTTGAAAACTATGAGTATTTCCTTAAAGCAATAATACCAACCTGTGAAAAATATGATGTTAAGATGGCAGTACATCCAGATGATCCTGCATGGAGTGTATTTGGACTTCCTAGAATAGTGAATTCAAAAGAAAATTTAGATAGAATAGTAAAAATGGTAGATAGTACTTATAATGGTATAACTTTATGTAGTGGAGCCTTAGGATCAAGTACCAAAAACAATATACCTGAACTAATAAGATATTTTGGGGATATGGGAAGAATACATTTTGCCCATGTTAGAAATATAAAAATACTATCTGAAAAACAATTTCATGAAGTATCACATTTGTCAAGTGATGGATCCTTCGATATGTTTGAGATAATGAAGGCATACCATGATATAGGCTTTGAAGGATACATGAGACCTGATCATGGAAGAATGATATGGAATGAAAAGGCAAGACCCGGATATGGTTTGTATGATAGAGCACTTGGCGTAACTTATTTAAATGGATTGTGGGAAGCAATTAAAAAAATGAGTAAATAA
- a CDS encoding GntR family transcriptional regulator yields the protein MILETGKKLTSKRLYQILKEEIIKLHLKPGLSISEKGISEKFDVSRTPVREAFLLLSQEGLLDVYPQKGTFVSLIDLDVVEEARFLREHVERAVVKLACNKFPEEKIFFLEMNLKVQKMCMDKNDYTGFFQADEEFHKTIFEGCNKKRTWDTICQVEADFQRIRVLSLSLKLKLGNVYSQHLVITDAIRNKNLDIADKVMREHLTMVNFDSVKLKEKYQEYFK from the coding sequence ATGATTCTTGAGACAGGAAAAAAGTTAACAAGTAAAAGGTTATATCAAATTTTAAAAGAAGAGATTATAAAATTGCATTTAAAGCCAGGACTTAGTATTTCTGAGAAAGGTATCTCAGAAAAGTTTGATGTAAGTAGAACTCCGGTTAGGGAAGCGTTTTTACTTTTATCTCAAGAAGGTCTATTGGATGTATATCCACAAAAAGGAACTTTTGTTTCACTTATTGATTTGGACGTTGTAGAGGAAGCAAGATTTTTGCGTGAACATGTTGAAAGAGCAGTAGTTAAACTTGCGTGTAATAAGTTTCCAGAAGAAAAAATATTTTTTCTTGAAATGAATCTGAAAGTTCAAAAAATGTGTATGGATAAAAATGACTATACAGGATTTTTTCAAGCAGATGAGGAATTTCATAAGACAATTTTTGAAGGTTGCAATAAAAAAAGAACTTGGGACACAATTTGTCAAGTTGAAGCAGATTTTCAACGTATTCGTGTACTATCATTGTCTTTAAAGTTAAAATTAGGTAATGTATATTCACAACACCTGGTAATTACAGATGCAATAAGAAATAAAAATTTGGATATAGCTGATAAAGTTATGAGAGAACACTTGACTATGGTTAATTTCGATTCAGTTAAATTAAAAGAAAAGTACCAGGAATATTTTAAATAA
- a CDS encoding NifB/NifX family molybdenum-iron cluster-binding protein, with product MKIAIASEGKLVSGHFGHCEGFTTYEVEEGKALNKKFVQNPGHRPGFLPVFLKDLGTNVIIAGGMGETAQELFKENGIEVVVGAMGDCDNLLHQYVNGELKSTGSVCTEHQHEGHCED from the coding sequence AAGTGAAGGAAAATTAGTAAGTGGACATTTTGGTCATTGTGAAGGTTTTACTACTTATGAAGTTGAGGAAGGAAAAGCTTTAAATAAGAAGTTTGTTCAAAATCCAGGACATAGACCAGGATTTTTACCAGTATTTTTAAAGGATTTAGGAACAAATGTTATTATTGCAGGTGGCATGGGAGAAACAGCTCAAGAATTGTTTAAGGAAAATGGAATAGAAGTAGTTGTTGGAGCAATGGGTGATTGTGATAATTTACTACATCAGTATGTAAATGGAGAATTAAAATCTACAGGAAGTGTTTGCACAGAACATCAGCATGAAGGCCACTGCGAAGATTAA
- a CDS encoding LacI family DNA-binding transcriptional regulator produces MIYIKPEKKIVIDDVAKKVGVSKSTVSRYLNGKFEYMSQKTRKNIEKVIDELNYKPNSIARSLKLKKSMLIQVIIADLTNPFSSLLIKGVDDECGKYGYNVIIANTNNDKDKEREYLLSLTSKNIDGLIINGTGYNGKLLKDILDQGIPVVTMDRIIDDNIFDSVTSNNYDMTFKTTNYLIDSGFENVALFTQHVDKISVRIEREKAFLDACNNKLNGSNFNVYTIDRHDTGSVELDLFDFLNNYKGSKAIFAINGVVLLNVLQLINKFNLKIPEDVGICGYDNWGWASLISPGITTISQPSYDIGMTSAKILLDRVKHGKGEQNTCIYLNSKLEIRESTVPK; encoded by the coding sequence GTGATATACATAAAACCTGAGAAAAAAATTGTAATTGACGATGTGGCTAAAAAGGTAGGAGTGTCTAAATCAACAGTATCCAGATATTTAAATGGAAAATTTGAATATATGTCACAAAAGACTAGAAAAAATATCGAAAAGGTAATTGATGAATTAAATTATAAACCAAATAGTATAGCTAGAAGTTTAAAACTTAAGAAGAGTATGCTTATACAAGTTATAATTGCAGATTTGACCAATCCGTTTTCATCTTTGTTAATAAAAGGTGTGGATGATGAATGTGGAAAATATGGATATAATGTTATAATAGCTAATACAAATAATGATAAGGATAAGGAAAGAGAATATCTTCTTTCACTTACATCCAAGAATATAGACGGATTGATAATAAATGGGACTGGATATAACGGAAAATTACTAAAAGATATATTAGATCAAGGTATTCCAGTTGTGACTATGGACAGAATTATAGATGATAATATATTTGATTCTGTTACAAGTAATAACTACGATATGACATTTAAAACTACAAATTATTTAATTGATTCTGGATTTGAAAATGTAGCATTATTTACCCAACATGTAGATAAGATAAGTGTAAGGATTGAGAGAGAAAAAGCGTTTTTGGATGCTTGTAATAACAAATTAAATGGTTCCAATTTTAATGTTTATACTATAGATAGACATGATACAGGAAGCGTGGAACTTGATTTGTTCGATTTCTTAAATAATTATAAGGGAAGTAAGGCGATATTTGCTATTAATGGAGTAGTGCTTTTAAATGTATTGCAGCTTATAAATAAATTTAATTTAAAAATACCTGAGGATGTAGGAATTTGTGGATATGATAACTGGGGATGGGCATCTTTGATATCACCAGGAATCACTACTATATCACAGCCATCTTATGACATTGGAATGACGTCAGCAAAGATACTTTTAGATAGAGTAAAGCATGGTAAAGGCGAGCAAAATACATGTATTTATTTAAATTCTAAGCTTGAAATAAGAGAATCTACTGTACCTAAGTAA
- a CDS encoding 4Fe-4S binding protein, with protein sequence MFLKLWKKYSFILLIAFVLIGLIDLRFAIVAAICMIAPIIVSIFRGRFWCGNLCPRGNFYDNIVSKFSNKRKVPKFLKSNYFRIILMIFMLTMFTLGIKKNWGNLYGIGMVFYRIIVVTTIIGIFLSLFYNHRTWCHFCPMGTIASFISRVRKNKKVLQVSSSCVSCKLCEKKCSLGIVPYEYKGDLLSHPDCIQCGKCVTACPKKSIGYDKVG encoded by the coding sequence ATGTTTTTAAAATTGTGGAAAAAATATTCGTTTATATTGTTAATAGCTTTTGTATTAATTGGATTGATTGATTTAAGATTTGCAATAGTAGCTGCTATTTGTATGATAGCACCTATAATTGTATCTATATTTAGAGGAAGATTTTGGTGTGGCAATTTATGTCCAAGGGGAAACTTTTATGACAATATAGTTTCTAAATTTAGTAACAAAAGAAAAGTGCCAAAGTTTTTAAAATCCAATTATTTTAGAATTATACTTATGATATTTATGTTAACAATGTTTACACTTGGAATTAAGAAAAATTGGGGAAATCTTTATGGTATTGGTATGGTATTTTATAGAATAATTGTTGTTACTACTATAATAGGAATATTTTTATCTTTGTTTTATAATCATAGAACCTGGTGTCACTTTTGTCCTATGGGAACTATAGCATCTTTTATATCAAGAGTTAGAAAAAATAAAAAAGTATTACAAGTATCTTCTAGCTGTGTATCGTGTAAATTATGTGAGAAAAAGTGTTCACTTGGAATAGTTCCTTATGAATATAAAGGAGATTTATTAAGTCATCCTGATTGCATACAGTGTGGAAAATGTGTTACAGCATGTCCTAAAAAATCAATAGGATATGATAAAGTGGGTTAA
- a CDS encoding response regulator transcription factor, with protein sequence MDKNILIADDNIEIIKILKPYVEKEGFTLVSALNGKEALDKFDICNPQIVLLDIMMPIIDGMEVCKSIRFKSNTPIIMITAKSEDADKILGLNSGADDYIVKPFSPGEVVARINAVLRRITPPENIKLTTIQYPPLELDIENYSIKLNGSNINLTKKEIEVLWMLSSSPNKIVSRDSLLDNIWGVDYFGDPRTVDTHIKRIRAKLALNGQYNWDIKTIWGMGYKFEVKDV encoded by the coding sequence ATGGATAAAAATATTTTGATTGCCGATGATAATATAGAAATCATTAAAATTTTAAAACCTTATGTAGAAAAAGAAGGCTTTACTTTAGTTTCTGCTCTCAATGGAAAAGAAGCATTGGATAAATTTGATATATGTAATCCTCAAATTGTTTTATTGGATATTATGATGCCAATAATAGATGGAATGGAAGTGTGCAAATCAATAAGATTTAAATCCAATACTCCAATAATAATGATAACAGCAAAGAGTGAGGACGCAGATAAAATTTTAGGGTTAAATTCTGGTGCTGATGACTATATTGTAAAACCATTTAGTCCTGGTGAGGTAGTGGCAAGAATAAACGCTGTACTTAGAAGAATTACACCACCTGAAAATATTAAATTAACTACAATTCAATACCCTCCTCTTGAATTAGATATTGAAAATTATTCAATTAAATTAAATGGTTCAAATATTAACCTTACTAAAAAAGAAATAGAAGTTTTATGGATGCTTTCAAGTTCACCTAACAAGATAGTTTCAAGAGATAGTTTACTTGATAACATATGGGGAGTAGATTATTTTGGCGATCCTCGAACAGTAGATACTCATATAAAAAGGATAAGAGCAAAGCTTGCACTTAATGGACAATATAACTGGGATATTAAAACTATTTGGGGTATGGGATATAAATTTGAGGTGAAAGATGTTTAG
- a CDS encoding sugar kinase gives MSEFLTIGEPLTLFGANGESEIDKELKDVKFYEKFLAGAEVNVCVGLSRLGHSTQYITKIGQDPFGYFIKESLKKEKIGTDFIRETDEYFTGYQLKSKVSHGDPKIFYFRKNSAASHFLTEDLKMLDTSELKHVHLTGIFPALSKSCRESVYKLLEIAKKNNITITFDPNLRLPLWKDKEEMKHVINDIAFKSDIVLPGISEGLILTGSDNPDDIADFYLDKGVKTVIIKLGSKGAYVKSKDDSFTVDGFNVEKVVDTVGAGDGFAVGLISGLLEGLDIKESVQRGNAIGALAVMSAGDNDGYPDKVHLDEFVSKNK, from the coding sequence ATGAGCGAATTTTTAACTATTGGAGAGCCATTGACATTATTTGGTGCCAATGGAGAAAGTGAAATTGATAAAGAACTAAAAGATGTGAAATTTTATGAAAAGTTTTTAGCGGGAGCAGAAGTTAATGTATGTGTTGGACTCTCAAGACTTGGACATTCTACACAATATATTACTAAAATAGGACAAGATCCTTTTGGATATTTTATAAAAGAAAGCTTAAAAAAAGAAAAAATAGGAACAGATTTTATAAGAGAAACTGATGAATATTTTACTGGTTATCAATTGAAATCAAAAGTTAGTCATGGAGATCCAAAAATATTTTATTTTAGGAAGAATTCTGCAGCATCTCATTTTTTAACAGAGGATTTGAAAATGCTTGATACAAGTGAATTAAAGCATGTTCATTTAACAGGCATATTTCCAGCACTATCTAAAAGTTGCAGAGAGTCTGTTTATAAATTGTTAGAGATTGCTAAGAAAAATAATATTACAATTACATTTGACCCCAATTTAAGATTACCTCTATGGAAAGATAAAGAAGAAATGAAACATGTAATAAATGATATAGCATTTAAAAGCGATATTGTGCTTCCAGGAATAAGCGAAGGATTAATATTGACAGGAAGTGATAATCCAGATGATATTGCAGATTTTTATTTAGATAAGGGAGTTAAGACTGTTATTATAAAACTTGGCAGCAAAGGTGCTTATGTGAAGTCTAAAGATGATTCATTTACAGTAGATGGGTTTAACGTAGAAAAAGTTGTAGATACAGTAGGGGCAGGAGATGGCTTTGCAGTTGGTCTCATAAGTGGATTGTTGGAAGGCTTAGATATTAAAGAGTCAGTGCAGAGAGGAAATGCTATAGGAGCACTTGCTGTAATGTCTGCAGGGGATAATGATGGTTATCCAGATAAAGTTCATCTTGATGAATTTGTAAGTAAAAATAAATAG
- a CDS encoding DUF134 domain-containing protein, whose translation MPRPTKFRKVEFFPKDDYFVPWGKPKCETEEIVLKVEELEAMRLKDIEELNQEECAEKMEISRQTFQNIIDSARKKVAIALTEGKAIRISGGYYTTNHCKFKCMDCGETYEINYKHDKLACPNCGSQRVVCSKKAAFCRRWCNTESST comes from the coding sequence ATGCCAAGACCAACTAAATTTAGAAAAGTTGAGTTTTTTCCAAAAGATGATTATTTTGTACCATGGGGAAAACCTAAATGTGAAACTGAAGAAATAGTTTTAAAGGTAGAAGAACTTGAAGCGATGAGGCTTAAGGATATAGAAGAGCTAAATCAAGAAGAATGTGCTGAAAAAATGGAAATATCCCGTCAAACCTTTCAAAACATAATTGATAGTGCTAGAAAAAAGGTTGCAATAGCACTAACAGAAGGAAAAGCTATAAGAATTAGTGGGGGATATTATACTACAAATCACTGCAAATTCAAATGTATGGATTGTGGGGAAACCTATGAAATAAATTATAAGCATGATAAATTAGCTTGTCCTAATTGTGGATCTCAGAGAGTAGTGTGTAGTAAAAAAGCCGCATTTTGTAGACGATGGTGTAATACAGAAAGTTCAACCTAG